The following coding sequences lie in one Bacteroidota bacterium genomic window:
- a CDS encoding DUF1599 domain-containing protein, whose translation MLGELKGVETNQAFEQVIGWCRNVFVAKMGDYGPSWRILRPASLTDQIFIKANRLRSLQMKTTSMVDEPQEDAFVAIANYSAMAIIQLRLGPADAPDLTATQALHAYDEVMDEALRLMTRKNHDYDEAWRSMRVSSITDIILMKLHRIKQIEDNQGKTTVSEGIGSNYFDIINYAVFALIHLAGSPAN comes from the coding sequence ATGCTCGGAGAACTGAAAGGGGTCGAAACCAACCAGGCGTTTGAACAGGTGATTGGCTGGTGCAGGAATGTTTTCGTGGCAAAAATGGGCGATTACGGGCCTTCGTGGCGTATCCTGCGTCCTGCCTCGCTCACCGACCAGATTTTTATCAAGGCCAACCGGCTGCGCAGCCTGCAAATGAAAACCACCAGCATGGTGGATGAACCTCAGGAAGATGCCTTTGTCGCAATTGCCAACTACAGCGCCATGGCCATCATTCAGCTGCGGCTCGGTCCGGCCGACGCGCCCGACCTGACTGCCACACAGGCACTGCACGCCTACGACGAGGTGATGGATGAAGCCCTCCGGCTGATGACGCGCAAAAACCACGATTACGACGAGGCCTGGCGCAGCATGCGGGTGAGCTCCATCACCGATATCATCCTTATGAAACTACACAGAATCAAACAGATAGAAGACAATCAGGGTAAAACAACGGTAAGCGAAGGCATCGGGTCGAACTATTTCGATATCATCAACTATGCTGTTTTTGCCCTGATTCATCTGGCCGGATCTCCGGCAAACTAA
- the prmA gene encoding 50S ribosomal protein L11 methyltransferase, translated as MAWLELSFANTNEVVADLLADALGQVGFNSFSQNEDTLLAYIEEASFSKEALDEVLKRPVFHEVEWVSTEVVPEKNWNEVWESNYDPVIINSRCRVRAPFHQPDPNYEFDLLIEPRMSFGTAHHETTALVMQLMFQYPPAGKHLLDMGCGTAILAILGMKMHALSAVAIDIDEWAYANALDNVELNQVSSVSVEMGDAQTIGHRTFDYILANINRNILLADIRHYTQALLSGGYLILSGFYTEDLEAIRQEAASSCLTYVEHLSLNNWVAAVFYRR; from the coding sequence ATGGCCTGGCTCGAGCTGAGCTTTGCCAATACCAACGAAGTTGTGGCCGACCTGCTTGCCGATGCCCTCGGACAGGTCGGCTTCAATAGCTTCAGCCAGAATGAAGATACGCTCCTGGCTTATATCGAAGAAGCATCGTTTTCTAAAGAAGCTTTAGATGAAGTTCTAAAAAGGCCTGTATTCCATGAAGTTGAATGGGTTTCGACTGAAGTCGTGCCCGAAAAAAACTGGAATGAGGTCTGGGAGTCGAACTACGATCCGGTAATTATCAACAGCAGATGCCGGGTGAGGGCACCTTTCCATCAGCCTGATCCCAACTATGAATTCGATCTGCTCATCGAACCCCGTATGTCGTTTGGCACTGCCCACCACGAAACCACGGCCCTGGTGATGCAACTGATGTTTCAATACCCTCCAGCCGGAAAACATCTGCTCGACATGGGCTGTGGCACTGCAATTCTTGCCATCCTGGGCATGAAAATGCATGCCCTGTCTGCCGTGGCAATCGACATTGATGAGTGGGCTTATGCCAATGCACTCGATAATGTAGAGCTCAACCAGGTGAGCTCCGTAAGTGTGGAAATGGGAGATGCCCAAACGATCGGCCACCGCACTTTCGACTATATCCTCGCCAACATCAACCGGAACATATTGTTGGCCGACATCAGGCATTATACCCAGGCATTGCTCTCCGGCGGGTATCTGATTCTCAGTGGGTTTTATACCGAAGACCTCGAAGCCATCAGGCAGGAGGCTGCATCGAGTTGCCTCACCTATGTAGAACACCTCAGCCTCAACAACTGGGTTGCAGCTGTTTTCTACAGGCGTTGA
- a CDS encoding DoxX family protein gives MKLNYLIMHLSRLLVGAVFVFSGFVKGVDPMGTAFKLQDYFNAYGTTWANDLALPLSILLCTLEFFIGAALLFSVYIRFTSWLLLVIMSFFTLLTFYDALYSPVTDCGCFGDAIKLTNWETFFKNVVLMVPTLVVFARRKSFRPMVMPRVQAVLATIFVAGFVWFSLYQHLNEPFLDFRPWKVGNRMLPDPEAEMRVYVKYQNKETGEVREYLSPNFPWNDPEWLAAWEFLDQRTEYDSDHVVHGLMAEDESGNDFTQYLLGSDAMFVVVSWDASKASKQGWSQASALIEMLTEANMHVALLTASLPEEMEQIRKEFSLDADIFYADGTTLKTMIRSNPGLVLFHKGFVAGKWHFRNFPGPDELPSILDQLDKFRSSQH, from the coding sequence ATGAAGCTTAACTACCTGATAATGCATCTCAGCCGCCTGCTTGTCGGGGCTGTCTTTGTATTTTCCGGCTTTGTGAAAGGTGTCGATCCCATGGGCACCGCCTTCAAGCTGCAGGATTATTTTAACGCATACGGCACTACCTGGGCCAACGATCTGGCCTTACCCTTGTCCATTTTGCTGTGTACGCTGGAGTTTTTCATTGGTGCAGCATTGCTTTTCTCCGTTTACATCCGTTTCACCTCCTGGCTGTTGCTGGTTATCATGTCTTTCTTCACCTTGCTGACATTTTATGATGCCCTATACTCCCCGGTGACTGATTGCGGCTGTTTTGGCGATGCCATCAAGCTCACCAATTGGGAGACTTTTTTCAAGAACGTAGTTCTTATGGTTCCCACGCTGGTGGTTTTTGCCCGGAGGAAAAGCTTCAGGCCCATGGTTATGCCACGCGTTCAGGCTGTGCTTGCAACAATATTTGTGGCGGGCTTCGTTTGGTTCTCGCTCTATCAGCACCTCAACGAACCTTTTCTCGACTTTCGGCCGTGGAAGGTAGGTAACCGCATGTTGCCTGATCCTGAGGCAGAAATGAGGGTTTATGTGAAGTATCAGAACAAGGAAACGGGGGAGGTGCGCGAATACCTTTCGCCCAACTTTCCCTGGAATGATCCGGAGTGGCTGGCAGCATGGGAGTTCCTGGATCAACGCACAGAATACGACAGCGATCATGTGGTGCATGGCCTTATGGCCGAAGATGAATCGGGCAACGACTTCACTCAGTATCTGCTCGGCAGCGATGCCATGTTTGTCGTCGTATCCTGGGATGCCTCCAAAGCTTCAAAGCAGGGGTGGAGCCAGGCCTCAGCCCTGATCGAAATGCTCACCGAAGCCAATATGCACGTGGCATTGCTCACCGCTTCACTTCCGGAGGAAATGGAACAGATCCGCAAGGAGTTTTCGCTTGATGCCGACATCTTTTATGCCGATGGCACCACTCTAAAAACAATGATCCGCTCCAATCCGGGCTTGGTGCTCTTTCACAAAGGCTTCGTGGCCGGCAAATGGCACTTTCGCAATTTCCCCGGACCTGATGAACTACCTTCCATCTTAGACCAACTTGACAAATTCAGGTCTTCACAACACTGA
- a CDS encoding ABC transporter permease produces MWRFLLRRLTYGALVLWGVATLIFLLFNILPGDPAAMMVGQRTDQATVEAVRRDLGLHLPKSQQYLLFLNDLSPVSVHVSGSQSFAYDDQRYGKPFLQFQTGKLSVVLKTPYLRQSYQSRRPVAEVIATAFPNTLLLAVASIVLASVLGIMLGAWTALVNKNWLNQTVLVINTLGMSLPSFFAAMLMAWVFAWLLGDFTGLNLVGSLYEPADDGSGERLVLKNLILPAVTLGIRPLAIVTELMRTSLTEVLQSDYIRTARAKGLSEFRIIAGHAMKNALNPVITAISGWFASLLAGAVFVEYIFDWKGLGLVVVDALEKYDLPVLMGSVLFIALLLIIINIFVDMLYAVLDPRVRLN; encoded by the coding sequence ATGTGGCGATTTCTCCTCCGGCGACTTACATATGGTGCTCTTGTCTTGTGGGGTGTAGCCACTTTGATATTTCTGTTGTTTAATATACTTCCCGGCGATCCTGCCGCCATGATGGTGGGCCAGCGCACCGATCAGGCTACCGTGGAAGCTGTGCGCCGCGATCTCGGACTGCATCTGCCAAAATCGCAGCAATACCTTCTCTTTCTCAACGATCTGTCACCAGTTTCGGTTCATGTGTCTGGTAGCCAATCTTTTGCGTATGATGACCAGCGTTATGGCAAGCCTTTTCTTCAGTTTCAAACCGGAAAGCTGTCCGTTGTGCTAAAAACGCCTTACCTCCGCCAGAGCTATCAGAGCCGCAGACCGGTGGCGGAAGTGATTGCCACAGCATTTCCAAATACTTTGCTACTTGCGGTGGCTTCCATCGTTTTAGCCTCCGTTCTGGGTATTATGCTGGGGGCATGGACCGCGTTGGTCAATAAAAACTGGCTGAATCAGACCGTACTTGTGATCAACACCCTGGGGATGTCGCTGCCCTCGTTTTTTGCTGCCATGCTCATGGCATGGGTGTTTGCGTGGTTGCTTGGCGACTTTACCGGGCTCAATCTGGTCGGAAGTTTGTATGAGCCGGCCGACGATGGAAGCGGCGAGCGATTGGTTCTGAAGAACCTGATTCTGCCCGCAGTAACCCTCGGAATCCGGCCGCTCGCAATCGTTACCGAACTTATGCGCACTTCGCTCACCGAGGTGCTGCAATCCGATTACATTCGCACAGCGAGAGCCAAAGGCCTAAGCGAGTTCCGGATTATTGCCGGGCACGCCATGAAAAACGCGCTCAACCCTGTAATTACGGCCATATCGGGATGGTTTGCCTCTCTGCTGGCCGGAGCAGTTTTCGTAGAATATATCTTCGACTGGAAAGGCCTCGGACTGGTGGTTGTGGATGCACTCGAAAAATACGACCTGCCTGTGCTCATGGGTTCAGTGTTGTTTATTGCCTTGCTTCTCATTATTATTAATATTTTTGTCGATATGCTTTATGCGGTGCTCGATCCCCGTGTCAGGCTGAATTGA
- the folP gene encoding dihydropteroate synthase — translation MRNFEVKDTAFRRIHRFEYGGRSLHRQRPLVMGIVNVTPDSFYEASRATDEHILIEHVGKMLDQGADIVDIGAVSTRPGAIELSADEEMRRLIPAVRAVIKHYPHCFISVDTWRAGVAQAALYEGAFMINDISGGSFDPKMPALIGEKNAPYVLMHIHGRPSDMQAHPLQAEEITAVVKQFLDKQVARFEALGASQLILDPGFGFGKTLDANYVLLSQLPKLRVKDYPMLLGISRKSMIYKLLNTSPDEALNGTTALHLYGLMQGADILRVHDVLAAREVVTLANKITEVFGNRVTNEKQ, via the coding sequence ATGCGCAATTTCGAGGTTAAAGATACTGCATTTCGCCGAATCCATCGTTTTGAATATGGAGGTCGCAGCCTTCACAGGCAGAGACCACTGGTAATGGGCATCGTCAATGTCACCCCTGACTCGTTTTATGAGGCTTCGCGGGCAACGGACGAGCACATCCTGATTGAGCACGTGGGCAAAATGTTGGATCAAGGAGCTGATATTGTGGATATTGGAGCTGTTTCGACCCGGCCGGGGGCAATTGAGTTAAGTGCAGACGAGGAGATGCGGCGATTGATTCCGGCCGTGCGGGCAGTGATCAAGCATTACCCGCACTGTTTCATTTCAGTGGACACCTGGCGTGCCGGGGTCGCCCAGGCTGCTCTTTATGAAGGTGCGTTCATGATTAATGATATTTCCGGCGGAAGTTTCGACCCGAAGATGCCTGCGTTGATTGGTGAAAAGAATGCGCCCTACGTGTTGATGCACATTCATGGCAGGCCATCGGATATGCAGGCCCATCCTCTTCAGGCAGAAGAGATTACCGCGGTGGTAAAGCAATTTCTTGACAAGCAAGTGGCCCGCTTTGAGGCACTCGGCGCTTCACAACTGATCCTGGATCCCGGCTTTGGTTTTGGCAAAACATTGGATGCCAATTATGTGCTGCTCAGCCAGCTGCCTAAACTTCGCGTAAAAGATTATCCGATGCTTTTGGGCATCTCGCGTAAATCAATGATTTACAAGCTACTGAACACCTCACCCGATGAAGCGCTCAATGGCACAACAGCCCTGCACTTGTATGGTCTGATGCAGGGCGCCGATATCCTCAGGGTGCACGATGTGCTGGCAGCCAGGGAAGTGGTGACACTTGCAAATAAAATTACTGAGGTTTTCGGAAATAGAGTAACCAATGAAAAACAATGA
- a CDS encoding triose-phosphate isomerase, producing the protein MSNKIVAGNWKMNKGFEEAEELIEELISLFEKEEVDNQVIICPPFPYLEIATDYAQEGYFKVGAQNISPFPCGAYTGEVSAGMLRSMEVDYCIIGHSERRKYFNEDDKMLTAKVNQALENNLTPIFCVGEALPEREAGKHFEVVRRMVRHGLFHLDTSEFAKVIIAYEPVWAIGTGVNATPEQAAEMHAYIRTLIAERYGDEMAKETKILYGGSLNARNAAQIFAQPGVDGGLVGGASLVATEFFEICKS; encoded by the coding sequence ATGAGCAACAAAATTGTCGCCGGCAACTGGAAGATGAACAAAGGCTTTGAGGAAGCCGAGGAGCTCATCGAAGAGTTGATCAGCCTCTTCGAAAAAGAAGAGGTTGATAATCAAGTAATTATTTGTCCTCCTTTTCCTTACCTCGAAATCGCAACCGATTACGCTCAGGAGGGTTATTTCAAGGTTGGAGCACAAAACATCAGCCCTTTCCCGTGTGGGGCCTACACCGGCGAAGTTTCGGCCGGCATGCTTCGCAGCATGGAAGTGGACTACTGCATCATCGGCCACAGCGAACGCCGCAAATATTTCAACGAGGACGACAAAATGCTTACGGCAAAGGTGAATCAGGCACTCGAAAACAATCTGACTCCGATCTTCTGTGTGGGTGAAGCCTTGCCCGAGCGCGAAGCCGGAAAGCATTTCGAAGTGGTTCGCCGCATGGTACGCCATGGCCTCTTTCACCTCGATACCAGCGAGTTTGCTAAAGTCATCATTGCCTACGAACCAGTCTGGGCCATTGGTACAGGCGTAAATGCCACGCCCGAACAAGCGGCCGAGATGCATGCTTACATCCGTACGCTCATTGCTGAGCGCTATGGCGACGAAATGGCTAAAGAAACAAAAATTCTTTACGGTGGCAGCCTCAACGCCCGCAATGCCGCACAGATCTTCGCACAGCCCGGTGTGGACGGTGGCCTCGTGGGTGGCGCTTCGCTGGTGGCAACCGAGTTTTTCGAAATCTGTAAATCCTAA